From a single bacterium genomic region:
- a CDS encoding type II secretion system GspH family protein has product MGGQNSAVRGFTLIELLVVVAIIAILAAMLMPALSRARESARRAVCMNNLKQIGTALEMYAQDNNQMYPYAGSSGYANNIIKNLLPAKVCLGKLIPEYINTTDIM; this is encoded by the coding sequence ATGGGAGGGCAAAACAGTGCAGTAAGGGGATTTACTCTCATTGAACTTTTAGTAGTGGTGGCAATCATTGCAATACTTGCAGCGATGTTGATGCCTGCATTAAGCAGGGCAAGAGAATCTGCAAGAAGAGCTGTCTGTATGAATAACTTGAAACAAATTGGAACTGCTCTTGAAATGTACGCCCAAGACAACAACCAAATGTATCCTTATGCTGGTTCATCAGGTTATGCCAATAATATAATAAAGAATTTACTTCCCGCAAAAGTTTGTTTAGGAAAATTAATTCCAGAATACATTAACACAACTGATATAATGG